Genomic DNA from Aliidongia dinghuensis:
GGCGAGGACGACCTGAAGCGCAACTGGGGCGTCGACAAGACTTGGGCTCCGGCCATGGATGAGGGCCGGCGCGGCCGGCTCTACGCCTCGTGGCAGAAGGCGGTGCGCCGCTCGTTCGACTGGATCGACTGAGGTCCCACGACCTTCCCCGCAGCACATGCAACCCCGCGAACCCGGCTCGATCCGGGGCGGGTATCAGGGAGGGAAAACATGCATTCGGCCTTCATGGGCGAAATGTTCGGGACCATGATCCTGATTCTGCTCGGCAACGGTGTCGTCGCCTGCGTTCTGCTCCAGGATTCAAAAGGGCAGAATTCCGGCTGGATCGTGATTACCGCCGGCTGGGCTTTCGCGGTGCTGGCCGGCGTCTTCACGGCGCTGGCGCTCGGCAGCGACGGCCATCTCAATCCCGCGGTGACGATCGGTGTCGCGGTGTCGACCGGTGACTGGAGCAAGTGCGCAACCTACATCCCGGCGCAGTTCCTGGGTGCCTTCCTGGGAGCGACGCTCGTCTGGCTGCAGTACCTGCCGCATTGGAGCCGGACCAAGGACGAGGGGCTGAAGCTTGCCTGCTTCTGCACCGCGCCTGCGATCCGCAACCTGCCCTCGAACGCGGTGAGCGAGATCATCGGCACCTTCGTCCTGGTGTTCGTCGCGGCGGCGATCTTCTCCAAGCATATTGCCGCCGGCGGGCTGCCGCCCGGCGTCGGGCCCTACCTGGTCGGCGTCCTCGTCTGGGGCATCGGCCTCTCGCTCGGCGGCACCACCGGCTATGCGATCAATCCGGCACGCGATCTCGGGCCAAGGCTTGCCCACGCGCTGTTGCCGATCGCCGGCAAGGGCCGGTCCGACTGGGGCTATGCGCTGCTGCCGGTCATCGCGCCGGTGATCGGTGCCGGTGCCGCCGGCGTGCTGGTCAAATCCTTCGGGCTCTGATTGAGTGGGGTGCCGCCCGGGCGACCGGGCGGCGCACCCGAAACCGGAGGCTCGCTTGAAAATCGCGCTGATCGCCCATGACCGGCTGAAGCCGGCGTTCGTCGCCTGGGTCAAGAAGCACGAGGCCGTGTTCGCGCTCCACCAGATGGTGGCGACCGGCACGACCGGCAGCCAGATCAAGGCGGCCTCACCCGGGCTCGACATCCAGCTCGTCAAGAGCGGGCCCCTGGGCGGCGACCAGCAGATCGGCGCCATGATCGCCGATGGTTCGGTCGACGCCGTGATCTTCATGGCGGATCCCCTGACGCCGATGCCGCACGACGTCGACGTCAAGGCGCTGGTGCGGCTCTCGACGCTCTACAACATCCCGATGGCCTGCAACGAGGCGACGGCGGAGCTGATGGTAAGCTGGCTCGCCCGCATGGTCTCGCACTGAACGGACGGCTGCCCCAAGCGAAATTCCTATCTCGATCCGATGCTTTTCCCATGCTAGCGTCCGCGCACCGCCGCACGGGAACAAGCACCGGAGAAAAAAGATCATGGGGGAAAAGCCCGACAAATCCAGCGCGCCGTGGGTATGGGGTCTGCTCCTGCCCTATATCGCGCTGCTGTGGTTGCCGTTCTACAACGCGAAGGAACCGGCCATCGGCGGGTTCCCGTTCTTCTACTGGTATCAGTTCGCGTGGGTGCCGCTGACGTCGCTGCTCATCTACCTCGTCTATAGGAAGGTGAAATGAGCACCGATCAGATCAATTGGACGGCACTCGTCGTCTTCATCCTGTTCTTCGCGCTGGTTACGGTCCTGGGCTTCGTCGCCGCCCGCTGGAAGGCCGGCGATCTCTCGCAACTCCATGAATGGGGCCTGGGCGGCCGGCGCTTCGGCACGATCATCACCTGGTTCCTGGTCGGCGGCGACTTCTACACTGCCTATACGGTCATCGCCGTGCCGGCGCTCGTCTATGCGGTCGGCGCCTACGGCTTCTTCGCGCTGCCCTACACGATCATCGTCTATCCGCTCGTGTTCCTGGTCATGCCGCGACTCTGGGCGGTGTGCCAAAGGCATCAATACGTGACCGGCGCCGACTTCATCCACGGCCGCTACGGCAGCGCGTGGCTGGCGCTTGCGGTCGCCTTGACCGGCCTGCTCGCGACCATGCCCTATATCGCGCTGCAGCTCGTCGGCATGCAGGTCGTAATCGGCGCGCTGGGCTTGGGCGGCGAGGGCATCTGGGGCGAGCTGCCGCTGATCATCGCCTTCGTCATCCTGGCGGTCTACACCTACGCCTCGGGCCTGCGCGCACCGGCCATGATCGCCTTCGTCAAGGACGTGATGATCTACATCGTGGTCATCGCCGCGATCGCGATCATCCCGCTGCAATTGGGCGGCTACGGCGCCGTGTTCGATGCGGCCGACAAGGCGTTCCAGGCCAAGGGCTCGGGCGGGCTCATCCTGGCGCCGGGCCAGTTCGTGCCGTTCGCGACCCTGGCCTTGGGCTCGGCCTTCGCCGCCTTCATGTACCCGCACACCATGACCGGCGTGCTGTCGTCCTCGTCGGGCGACGTGGTGCGCAAGAACGCCATGCTGCTGCCGGCCTATACGGTGCTCCTGGGGCTCATCGCCATGCTGGGCTACATGGGCATCGCGGCCGGGATCACGGTCAAATCGCCGACGCAGATCGTGCCGGCCCTGTTCCTCAAGATCTTCCCGGACTGGTTCGTGGGCTTCAGCTTTGCCGCGATCGCGATCGGTGCGCTCGTCCCGGCGGCGATCATGTCGATCGGCGCCGCCAACCTGTTCACCCGCAACGTCTGGCGCACCTTCGTCAACCCGAACATCACGCCCCAGGCCGAGGCCGCATCGGCGAAGCTCGTGTCGCTGATCGTGAAGTTCGGCGCGCTGGTCTTCATCGTGGCCCTGCCCACGCAGTTCGCGATCGATCTGCAGCTCCTGGGCGGCGTGTGGATCCTGCAGACCTTCCCGGCGATCGTGCTCGGGCTCTACAAGGCGCGGCTCCGGCCCCAGGCCCTGCTCCTGGGCTGGGCGGTCGGCATGGTGCTCGGCACCTGGCTCGCCTCGCTGACCGGCCTCAAGCCGGTCTATCCGCTGGTGATCGGCGGCGCGACCTACCCGGTCTATATCGGTGTCATCGCCGGGGCCGTGAATATCGTCGTCAGCGTGGTCGCGTCCGCCCTGTTCGGCGTGCTCGGGCTCGGCCACGGCAGCGATCAGACCCAGCCGGAGGACTATCAGCTGACCAAGGCGTCCTGACGCCTTTCTGCATACCCTCTCGCGTGCCTGGGCGACGGGCGGAGCGATTATGCTCCGCCCGTTGTTCTTTAGCCGTCACCGCTTCGTGGGATTGGTCGCCATGATCCGCTTTCGGCTCCTCGCCCTGCTGCTCGCCGCTGTGTCGCTCGCCGGCTGCGGTGCGGCTGCAGCACCCTGCCGGATCACTTCGGCCGTGCTCGACATCGTGCCGATCGTGGGCCATGCCGCGGCAGCGCCCACCGACGCCTGCGCCACGGCGATCGACCCCTAAGCGATCGATCCTTGGCCTTGCTGCCGTCCTGAAGGCGGCGCCCAACCGTTTAGCCCTTGCGCGCGGGTGCGCTCTCGCCGCAGGCTGGCGACCCTACGGGAGGCGGGCCGAACCCGCCCCTGCCGCATCTTGGGGTTGGAGGCTGCCTTTATGGACGAGACGCTGGAGAAACGCACGATCGCCAAGGTGACCTGGCGGATCATTCCGTTCCTGATCGTTTGCTACTTCGTATCCTTCCTCGACCGCGTGAATCTCGGCTTCGCCGGTGCTGCCGTCAGCAAGCATTTCGCCTTCTCGGCGACCGTGTTCGGCTTCGGCGCCGGCATCTTCTTCATCGGCTATTTCCTGTTCGAGGTGCCGAGCAACATCCTGCTCGATAAATTCGGCGCCCGGCGCTGGATCGCGCGCATCATGCTGACCTGGGGCCTGATCTCGGGTGCCACCGCCTTCATCCAAGGCGAAACGAGCTTCTACGTCATCCGCTTCCTTCTGGGCGTGGCCGAGGCCGGTTTCTTCCCCGGCATCATCCTCTATCTCACTTACTGGTTCCCGGCGGCCTACCGGGCGCGCATCGTCGGCTGGTTCATGGTTGCGATCCCGGTGTCGAGCGTCATCGGCGCGCCCGTGTCGCAATGGGTGCTGAGCATGGACGGCGCCGCCGGCCTTGCCGGCTGGCAATGGCTGTTCCTGATCGAGGCGGCACCATCGGTCCTCCTCGCCTTCGTCGTGCTGGGTTTCCTCACCGACAAGCCCCGGCATGCGGCCTGGCTCGCGGCGGACGAGCGCGCGTGGCTCGACGCTACGCTCGAGGCGGAGCGCCGGCGTCGCGAGGCGGTGAAAAAGTTCGGCCTGCGCGAGGCGCTGACCAATCCGCGCGTGCTGCTGCTGTCGCTCGTCTATTTCGGCGACGTGGCCGCCCTCTACGGCATGGGCTTCTGGCTGCCGCAGATCCTGGGCCCCATGCACCTCTCGCCGCTCGCCAATGTGGGGGCGCTCGCCATTCCCTATGCGGTGGGTGCCGTCGGCATGGTGCTGTGGGTCCGGCGCTCCGACCGGAGCGGCGAGCGCAAGCTCCACACGGCGATTCCGGCCTTCGTCGCGGCTCTCGGCCTCGCCCTGGTGCCGTTCCTGAGCGATCCGGCCGCGGCCGTGGCGGCGCTCTGCGTCGCCGCCCTCGGCATCTTCGCCATGCTGCCGGTGTTCTGGACGCTGCCGACCGCGTTCCTCACCGGCACGGCGGCGGCCGGCGGTATCGCGCTCGTCAATTCGATCGGCAATCTCTCCGGCTATGTCGGCCCGCTGATCGTCGGCTGGCTCAAGGATCAGACCGGCGGCTATGCCGGCGGCATCTGGTTCCTCGCCGCCTGCGCCTTCTCCGCCGGCGTCATCGTGCTGCTGCTCGGTCACCGGCCGGAGTTCGAGAAGCTGCAGGCGCGCGGGGAGGCGGCGGCCGATTAGGCGCCGACGCCCGACGCATTACGATCTGGAGGGGGTGGGCGAAATCCCATCCCCTCTTTCTTTTTCGAGCGCGACCAGCCACTTGATTGCCTGAGTCCGAATGGATACGGGTTGCAAGAGGAGCGTACGCATGGACATGGCGAAGCTGGGCGACCGGATCGGGCAGGAACTGGGCGTCTCGCCGTGGCTGGCGGTCGAGCAGGACCGGATCGACCGGTTCGCGGAGGCGACGGACGACCATCAATGGATCCATGTCGATCGGGCGCGTGCCGCCGCCGGCCCGTTCGGCACCACGGTCGCGCACGGCTTCCTGACGCTCTCGCTGCTGGCGCCGACGGCGTACCAGGTGCTGGCCGACGCGTTCGCGGGTGCTACCGCCTTCAACTACGGGCTCGACAAGGTCCGCTTCGTGACGCCGGTTCGTGCCGGCGCCCGTGTGCGCAACCGCATCACGCTCCTCGCGATCGAGGAGAAGAGCCCCGGCCGCTGGCTCGTCACGACCGAAAACCAGGTCGAGATCGAGGGTGAGGCGAAGCCCGCGCTCATCGCCGTCAGCCTGGTCATGATCCTGCCGGGATGAGTGTTCACCTGGCATGAATTCTCGTTGGGCATGATCGATCTCGACCCCCGGCTCCGGGACAAGCGGCGGCGCCTCAGCCGCATGCGCTCGATTGCGACCGGGCTCCTCATCCTCATGCTGGGCCTGCTCGCCTTGGCCCTCGCCTTCCGGGCGCGCTGGCCGGCGCTCGACTGGCTCGCAGCCTTTGCCGAGGCGGCGACGGTCGGCGCCGTCGCCGACTGGTTTGCGGTCGTAGCCCTGTTCCGCCGGCCGCTCGGGCTGCCGATCCCCCATACGGCCCTCATCCCGCGCAACAAGGACCGGATCGGTGCCGAGCTCGGCCGCTTCATCGAGCAGCATTTCCTGACCCCGGAGAATGTCGCGGGCAAGCTCGCCGAGCTCGATCCGGTCGGGCGCGGCGCCCGCTGGCTGTCGCTGCCGGTTAATCGCCGTGGTGTGGCGGCGCGGCTCGGGGAGGCCTTGCCGAGCCTGCTCGCGGCGCTGGACGATGCCGAGATCGAGCGGCTGATCGGTGGCGCCGTCACCCGCCGCCTGGGCGAGATCGACTTGGGCCGGATCGCCGGCGCAGTACTCGATTTCCTGACCGAGGACCGTCGCCATCAGGTGCTGCTCGACCAGGCGCTGGCCTTGGTCGCCGGCTGGCTCGACCGCAACCGCGTGCTCATCCTGGCCAGGTTCAGCGAGCAATCCTCATTCACGCCGCGCTTCGTCGACGGCTATATCGTGAAGCGCTTCGTCGACGGCGCGATCGACCTGATCGGCGAGGTTGCAGGCACCCCCGACCATGAGCTGCGGCACCGGTTCGACCGGGCGGTGCGCGATTTCGTCGGCCGCCTCGCGACCGACCCGGCGTTCCGCGCCCGTGCCGAGGCATTGAAGCACGACGCGCTCCGCCTTCTGGCGCCGGAACAGTTCGTGGCGACGCTGTGGCGCGAGCTGAAGCGGCACCTGGCCGAGCCCGTGAACGGCGCGCCCTCGCCACTGGTGAACCAGGCCGATCGGGCGCTCGGCCATCTGGCGCGCTCGCTGCGCGACGATGTGGAACTGAAGGCACGCGTCGACCGGGCGGTGGCGCGGCTCGCGGCGGGACTGACCGGCCGCTTCCGCCATCAGGTGGCCGCGCTCATATCCGACGTGGTCCGTCGCTGGGACTTCCGCGAGGTCGGCGAACGGCTCGAGCTCGAGGTCGGCCGCGACCTGCAGTTCATCCGCCTGAACGGTACCCTCGTCGGCGGCCTGGTCGGGCTCGTCCTGCATGCGGTGTTGTACTGGACCGGCGTCGGCGGGTGAGGATTAAGTCCGCCCGTCATCCCCGGGGCTTGACGGTGGAAGGGTGCGGGGGGCTCTGGCCCGGGCCGTCGTGCAATTGGAAATAGGCGCGGCCCGAACCTATATTTGTCGGAGTGCTGCTTCGGGGGCTGATCCATGATGATGAGCCGGTGGTCTTTGGCATTCGTTCTGCTCGCGTGCGCCGCTCCGGCGCTGGCCCCGGCGCTGGCCGACGAGCTGCCCGGCAATTCGACCGTGCTGCAGCCGGGGACCACGCTTTCGGCGCCGTCCCCCACCGCGCCATCCACCACCACGCCCGGCAAGGGCGCGCCGCTCGTGGGCCTGCAGCAGGGCGGGGCCTTGTCGCTGGCGCCGCCCGGTTCCGCCGCGGCTGCGCGCAACGAAGGCTTGGCCGGGGCGCAGGGCGGCGTCGATCTGAGTTACGTGCCCGCGGCCGAGCGCGACAGCTACTTCAATTCCAAGGATTTCGCCGAGCATAACAACGCGATCTCCCGGCCTGCGCGACATCCCTCGGCCTTGAGCCAGCTGGGCGGCGTTGCCGAGGGCATGGCGATCAACGGTGCGCTCGGCGCCGGCTCCAGCCTGATCCTCGGCGGTCACTGACCCACCCGCATCCCCGCCCCGCTTGCTCCGATCCGGCCGCATCGCCATGATGCCGGCCGGATCGGGTATGGGAGTGCGGTACTGTGGAAGGCAAGGCGGCGAAGCATGAGGCGCGGGTGCCGACCCACGCGGAAGCGCCGCGGACGTTTCAGCGCATGCTGTCGGGACGCCGGCTGCATCTACTCGACCCGAGCTCGATCGATCTCGAGATCACCGACCTCCTGATCGGCATCAGCCGGGTCAATCGCTGGTGCGGCCAGACCGTGGGCGAGGTGGGATTCAACGTGGCACATCATTGCTGCGTGGTCGAGCGCGTGCTGGTCGAGATGGTCTGGCCGGCGGCCCCGCTCGGTGCCAGGCGCTGGGCACTTGCCCACGACCTGCCCGAGGCCGTCTATGGCGACGTGGTGACGCCGGTCAAAGCGGTGCTGGGCCAGCCCTATCGCGAGCTCGAACATCGCCTCGAGGTGGCGCTGTGCCTGGCGCTGGGCTTCGGCACGACCGTGCCCGAGGACTGGCGCCGCCAGGTGAAACGCGCCGATACGATCGCGGCGGTGAGCGAAGCGGTCCGGCTCGCCGGCTGGTCGGAGGCCGAGGCGCGCAAGCTCGTCGGCGGCGGCTATCGCGGGCGGCTGTGGGACGGCCCGCTCGAGCCCTGGGACGAGCGGACGGCGCGCAGCAATTGGCTCGAGCAGTTTCGTGCGGCCGGGGGTCGCGCCTGAAGCGCGTCGTTCTTGAAAAATGGTTTTCATGACAAACACTTGATGCGACAATCTGGCCCGGCGACGGTCGGTTGCGCCGGGGGCCGATCCCACTAGGATCGCGCGTCGAGGACGTCCCGCCGCCACGCCGAGGGCGCTTCCGAGAGGAGACATTGCATGAGTCTCGATCCCGTCGTCCTGTCGCGTATCCAGTTCGTCTGGGTGGTTGCCTGGCACATTCTGCTGCCCGCCTTCACGGTCGGCATCGCCTCCTACATCACCATGCTGGAAGGGCTGCATGTCTGGACCGGCAAGCCGATCTATCTGCGCGTCTCGAAATTCTGGATCCGCATCTTCGCGGTCTCGTTCGGCATGGGCGTGGTCTCGGGCATCGTCATGCCGTTCCAGTTCGGCACGAACTGGAGCCGCTTCGCCGACGCCACCTCGAACGTGGTCGGGCCGCTGTTCGCCTATGAAGGCCTGACCGCCTTCTTCCTCGAGGCGGCGTTCCTGGGCGTGCTGCTGTTCGGCCGCAAGCTTGTGCCGCCCTGGGCGCATTTCATCGCTGCCTTCATGGTCGGGTTCGGGACCCTGCTGTCGTCCTTCTGGATCCTCGCGGTGAACAGCTGGATGCAGACCCCGGGCGGCTACACGATGGTCGACGGCCGCTTCCTGCCGGCCGACTGGACCGCCATCGTCTTCTCCGCCTCCTTCCCCTATCGCCTTGCCCATACGGTGAGCGGCTTCTACGTCACGACCGCCTTCGTCGTGCTGGCGATCGGCGCCTATACGATCCGTTCGGCCAAGTTCGTCGAGGAGGGTCGGCTCATGCTGCGCATGGCGCTGGGCTTCCTCACCATCTTCGTGCCGCTGCAGATCGTGCTGGGCGACCTGCATGGCCTCAATACGCTCGAACACCAGCCGGCCAAGCTCGCCGCCATGGAGGGCCTGTGGGACGGCGGCAACGGCGTGCCGGCCTCGCTCTTCGGCATCCCCGACCAGAAGGCGGAGAAGAACGATCTCGAGATCGCCGTGCCCAAGCTCGGCAGCCTCTATCTCACCCACAGCTGGGACGGCGCCGTCAAAGGCTTGAAAGACTTTCCGCCCGACCAGCGGCCGCCGGTCATCGTCGTCTATTTCGCCTTCCGCATCATGGTCGGTATCGGCCTGCTGATGCTGGCGATCGTCGGCGTCGGCTGGCTCCTGCGCTGGCGCGGCCGGCTCTATGACACGGCCTGGTACCTGAAGGGCCTGCAATTGGCCCTGCCGCTGGGCTTCATCGCCGTGCTGGCCGGCTGGACCACGACCGAGGTTGGCCGGCAACCCTGGACGGTTTATGGCCTGATGCGCACGGCGGACTCGGTTTCGCCGTCCTTGACCGGCTTCGACGTGCTGCTGTCGCTCCTGCTCTACATGGCGATCTATCTGCTGGTCTATCCGACCGGCCTCGGCTTCATGCTGCGCATCGTGCGCCACGGGCCGCTCGATGATGATCCAGAGGTGGAGGTCGAGGTGGAAAGCGGCCGCCCGGCGCTGCCGGTCCACGCCCTGCCGTCCCAGCCCCCACACGGATGGCAGCCATGAACGGGCCGGTTCTCGATCTGGTCGGGATCTGGACAGTGATCCTGGGCCTGGGCGTGTTCTTCTACGTGCTGCTGGACGGTTTCGACCTGGGCGTCGGCATGCTCTACGGGCTGCAGCGCCACTCGGACTACCGCGGCATCATCATGAACTCGATCGCGCCGATCTGGGACGGCAACGAGACCTGGCTGATCCTGGGCGGGCTGGCATTGCTCGCAGCCTTCCCGCTTGCCTTCGCCATCATCATCCCGGCGCTCTATTTCCCGGTGCTGCTGATGCTGCTGGCGCTCATCTTCCGCGGCGTCGCCTTCGAGTTCCGCTTCCGCGACAAGGCGCACCGCGGCTTCTGGGACCATGCCTTCTGCTACGGCTCGGCCGTCGCGACCTTTGCCCAGGGCACGGTGCTGGGAGCCTTCATCCAGGGCTTCGAGATCGACGGGCGGCACTTCGTCGGCGGCTCGTTCGACTGGGTGACGCCGTTCTCGATCCTGACCGGCGTCGCGCTCATGGCGGGCTATTGCCTCTTGGGCGCTGGCTGGCTCGTGCTTAAGACCGAGGGCGAGCTGC
This window encodes:
- a CDS encoding MIP/aquaporin family protein, with protein sequence MHSAFMGEMFGTMILILLGNGVVACVLLQDSKGQNSGWIVITAGWAFAVLAGVFTALALGSDGHLNPAVTIGVAVSTGDWSKCATYIPAQFLGAFLGATLVWLQYLPHWSRTKDEGLKLACFCTAPAIRNLPSNAVSEIIGTFVLVFVAAAIFSKHIAAGGLPPGVGPYLVGVLVWGIGLSLGGTTGYAINPARDLGPRLAHALLPIAGKGRSDWGYALLPVIAPVIGAGAAGVLVKSFGL
- a CDS encoding methylglyoxal synthase, producing the protein MKIALIAHDRLKPAFVAWVKKHEAVFALHQMVATGTTGSQIKAASPGLDIQLVKSGPLGGDQQIGAMIADGSVDAVIFMADPLTPMPHDVDVKALVRLSTLYNIPMACNEATAELMVSWLARMVSH
- a CDS encoding DUF3311 domain-containing protein yields the protein MGEKPDKSSAPWVWGLLLPYIALLWLPFYNAKEPAIGGFPFFYWYQFAWVPLTSLLIYLVYRKVK
- the mctP gene encoding monocarboxylate uptake permease MctP — its product is MSTDQINWTALVVFILFFALVTVLGFVAARWKAGDLSQLHEWGLGGRRFGTIITWFLVGGDFYTAYTVIAVPALVYAVGAYGFFALPYTIIVYPLVFLVMPRLWAVCQRHQYVTGADFIHGRYGSAWLALAVALTGLLATMPYIALQLVGMQVVIGALGLGGEGIWGELPLIIAFVILAVYTYASGLRAPAMIAFVKDVMIYIVVIAAIAIIPLQLGGYGAVFDAADKAFQAKGSGGLILAPGQFVPFATLALGSAFAAFMYPHTMTGVLSSSSGDVVRKNAMLLPAYTVLLGLIAMLGYMGIAAGITVKSPTQIVPALFLKIFPDWFVGFSFAAIAIGALVPAAIMSIGAANLFTRNVWRTFVNPNITPQAEAASAKLVSLIVKFGALVFIVALPTQFAIDLQLLGGVWILQTFPAIVLGLYKARLRPQALLLGWAVGMVLGTWLASLTGLKPVYPLVIGGATYPVYIGVIAGAVNIVVSVVASALFGVLGLGHGSDQTQPEDYQLTKAS
- a CDS encoding DUF6726 family protein — its product is MIRFRLLALLLAAVSLAGCGAAAAPCRITSAVLDIVPIVGHAAAAPTDACATAIDP
- a CDS encoding MFS transporter encodes the protein MDETLEKRTIAKVTWRIIPFLIVCYFVSFLDRVNLGFAGAAVSKHFAFSATVFGFGAGIFFIGYFLFEVPSNILLDKFGARRWIARIMLTWGLISGATAFIQGETSFYVIRFLLGVAEAGFFPGIILYLTYWFPAAYRARIVGWFMVAIPVSSVIGAPVSQWVLSMDGAAGLAGWQWLFLIEAAPSVLLAFVVLGFLTDKPRHAAWLAADERAWLDATLEAERRRREAVKKFGLREALTNPRVLLLSLVYFGDVAALYGMGFWLPQILGPMHLSPLANVGALAIPYAVGAVGMVLWVRRSDRSGERKLHTAIPAFVAALGLALVPFLSDPAAAVAALCVAALGIFAMLPVFWTLPTAFLTGTAAAGGIALVNSIGNLSGYVGPLIVGWLKDQTGGYAGGIWFLAACAFSAGVIVLLLGHRPEFEKLQARGEAAAD
- a CDS encoding MaoC family dehydratase — encoded protein: MDMAKLGDRIGQELGVSPWLAVEQDRIDRFAEATDDHQWIHVDRARAAAGPFGTTVAHGFLTLSLLAPTAYQVLADAFAGATAFNYGLDKVRFVTPVRAGARVRNRITLLAIEEKSPGRWLVTTENQVEIEGEAKPALIAVSLVMILPG
- a CDS encoding DUF445 domain-containing protein, producing the protein MIDLDPRLRDKRRRLSRMRSIATGLLILMLGLLALALAFRARWPALDWLAAFAEAATVGAVADWFAVVALFRRPLGLPIPHTALIPRNKDRIGAELGRFIEQHFLTPENVAGKLAELDPVGRGARWLSLPVNRRGVAARLGEALPSLLAALDDAEIERLIGGAVTRRLGEIDLGRIAGAVLDFLTEDRRHQVLLDQALALVAGWLDRNRVLILARFSEQSSFTPRFVDGYIVKRFVDGAIDLIGEVAGTPDHELRHRFDRAVRDFVGRLATDPAFRARAEALKHDALRLLAPEQFVATLWRELKRHLAEPVNGAPSPLVNQADRALGHLARSLRDDVELKARVDRAVARLAAGLTGRFRHQVAALISDVVRRWDFREVGERLELEVGRDLQFIRLNGTLVGGLVGLVLHAVLYWTGVGG
- a CDS encoding HD domain-containing protein, which translates into the protein MEGKAAKHEARVPTHAEAPRTFQRMLSGRRLHLLDPSSIDLEITDLLIGISRVNRWCGQTVGEVGFNVAHHCCVVERVLVEMVWPAAPLGARRWALAHDLPEAVYGDVVTPVKAVLGQPYRELEHRLEVALCLALGFGTTVPEDWRRQVKRADTIAAVSEAVRLAGWSEAEARKLVGGGYRGRLWDGPLEPWDERTARSNWLEQFRAAGGRA
- a CDS encoding cytochrome ubiquinol oxidase subunit I, coding for MSLDPVVLSRIQFVWVVAWHILLPAFTVGIASYITMLEGLHVWTGKPIYLRVSKFWIRIFAVSFGMGVVSGIVMPFQFGTNWSRFADATSNVVGPLFAYEGLTAFFLEAAFLGVLLFGRKLVPPWAHFIAAFMVGFGTLLSSFWILAVNSWMQTPGGYTMVDGRFLPADWTAIVFSASFPYRLAHTVSGFYVTTAFVVLAIGAYTIRSAKFVEEGRLMLRMALGFLTIFVPLQIVLGDLHGLNTLEHQPAKLAAMEGLWDGGNGVPASLFGIPDQKAEKNDLEIAVPKLGSLYLTHSWDGAVKGLKDFPPDQRPPVIVVYFAFRIMVGIGLLMLAIVGVGWLLRWRGRLYDTAWYLKGLQLALPLGFIAVLAGWTTTEVGRQPWTVYGLMRTADSVSPSLTGFDVLLSLLLYMAIYLLVYPTGLGFMLRIVRHGPLDDDPEVEVEVESGRPALPVHALPSQPPHGWQP
- the cydB gene encoding cytochrome d ubiquinol oxidase subunit II, whose translation is MNGPVLDLVGIWTVILGLGVFFYVLLDGFDLGVGMLYGLQRHSDYRGIIMNSIAPIWDGNETWLILGGLALLAAFPLAFAIIIPALYFPVLLMLLALIFRGVAFEFRFRDKAHRGFWDHAFCYGSAVATFAQGTVLGAFIQGFEIDGRHFVGGSFDWVTPFSILTGVALMAGYCLLGAGWLVLKTEGELQDWARRQGRRALILVMLAIAAVSLWTPYAEADIAERWFSWPNIVFLAPVPLASLVLAAAAWTSFGSGRREAMPFVYSIGLFLTAYIGLAVSLWPNIVPHRYSLWEAASSESTQAFLLVGTLFLLPVILLYTGWSYWVFRGKVKAHTGYH